A single genomic interval of Campylobacterota bacterium harbors:
- a CDS encoding LL-diaminopimelate aminotransferase, whose amino-acid sequence MFDEIQFDRIKRLPKYVFAEVNELKMARRRAGADVIDFSMGNPDGDTPEHIREKLIESAQKTKTHGYSVSKGIPKLRQAICDWYKRRYDVDLDPETEAVATMGSKEGYAHLAYAITNPGDVVVVPDPTYPIHSYAFILAGGNVQKMELPFDEDYKVDEDLFFERLEQAFHVSFPKPKYVVVNFPHNPTTATVTPAFYTRIVEMAKRERFYIISDIAYGDITFDGYATPSILAVPGAKDVAVESFTLSKSYNMAGWRVGFFVGNPKLIGALQKIKSWLDYGMFTPIQVAATVALQGDQSCVKEIVAKYDHRQDVLLEAFNRAGWPIRRNQSSMFVWARIPECARHMGSLEFSKRLLVEANVAVAPGIGFGDYGDEYVRIALIENDKRIRQAAKNIKHFLQSLGCKGGE is encoded by the coding sequence ATGTTTGATGAAATCCAATTCGACCGGATTAAACGCCTTCCCAAATATGTATTTGCCGAAGTAAACGAACTGAAAATGGCGCGTCGCCGCGCCGGCGCCGACGTCATCGATTTTAGTATGGGGAACCCCGACGGAGACACCCCCGAGCACATCAGAGAGAAACTGATCGAATCGGCCCAAAAAACGAAAACGCACGGCTATTCGGTCTCCAAAGGTATTCCCAAACTGCGTCAGGCGATCTGCGACTGGTACAAACGCCGCTACGACGTCGATCTCGACCCCGAAACAGAAGCGGTCGCGACGATGGGTTCCAAAGAGGGTTACGCCCACCTGGCATACGCGATCACCAACCCCGGCGACGTCGTCGTCGTCCCCGATCCGACCTATCCGATCCATTCGTATGCGTTTATCCTCGCCGGCGGAAACGTACAGAAAATGGAACTGCCCTTCGACGAAGACTACAAAGTGGACGAAGACCTCTTTTTCGAGCGTCTGGAGCAGGCGTTTCACGTCTCTTTCCCCAAGCCCAAATACGTCGTCGTCAATTTCCCGCACAATCCGACGACCGCGACCGTGACACCCGCGTTTTACACCCGTATCGTCGAGATGGCCAAGCGCGAGCGTTTTTACATCATCAGCGACATCGCTTACGGCGATATTACGTTTGACGGCTACGCAACCCCTTCGATTCTTGCGGTTCCGGGAGCAAAAGACGTCGCGGTCGAGAGTTTCACCCTCTCCAAAAGCTATAACATGGCGGGGTGGCGCGTCGGTTTCTTCGTCGGAAACCCAAAACTGATCGGCGCGTTGCAGAAAATCAAAAGCTGGCTGGATTACGGGATGTTTACCCCGATCCAGGTTGCGGCGACCGTCGCATTGCAGGGAGATCAGAGCTGCGTCAAGGAGATCGTGGCAAAATACGATCATCGCCAGGATGTCCTGCTCGAAGCGTTTAACCGCGCCGGGTGGCCGATCCGCCGCAACCAGTCGTCGATGTTCGTCTGGGCCCGCATTCCCGAATGCGCCCGTCATATGGGAAGTCTTGAATTCTCCAAACGTCTCCTCGTCGAAGCGAACGTCGCGGTGGCTCCGGGGATCGGATTCGGCGATTACGGCGACGAGTATGTCCGTATCGCCCTGATCGAAAACGACAAACGGATCCGCCAGGCGGCGAAAAACATTAAGCATTTTCTCCAGTCGCTGGGCTGCAAGGGCGGCGAGTGA
- a CDS encoding homoserine dehydrogenase, whose amino-acid sequence MTRVGVIGVGTVGRSVVEILEENRSIITARSGDEIVVKSGVVRNPEKVSDLSIAISQNPDDILDDPEIDIVVELMGGVDLPLQVVQKALRNGKAVVTANKALLAYHRYALQEIAGDIPFEFEASVAGGIPIINALRDGLSANHILSITGIMNGTCNFMLTKMMNEGAAFETVLAEAQALGYAEADPTFDIGGFDAAHKLLILASIAYGIDAKPEQMLIEGIEGITQADIAFAKEFGYTIKLLGIAKRDGNEVELRVHAALVSEEAMIAKIDGVMNGISVVGDRVGETLYYGPGAGGNATASAVVANIIDIVRSGKRSPMLGFNHPLEEGLRLKSSDEIRSKYYLRLRVSDKPGILAQITQLFADHAISIEAVIQRPCQKECAHLLFATHEATERSIREMMLRLETLSPVLEAPFMIRIV is encoded by the coding sequence GTGACCCGTGTCGGCGTAATCGGGGTCGGGACGGTCGGCCGCTCCGTCGTTGAAATCCTTGAAGAGAACCGTTCGATCATTACCGCCCGTTCAGGGGATGAGATTGTGGTCAAAAGCGGTGTCGTACGCAACCCCGAAAAAGTTTCAGACCTCTCAATCGCGATATCGCAAAATCCCGACGATATTCTCGACGATCCCGAAATCGACATCGTCGTAGAGTTGATGGGGGGGGTTGACCTGCCGCTGCAGGTAGTCCAAAAAGCGCTTCGTAACGGCAAAGCGGTTGTCACGGCGAACAAGGCGCTGCTGGCGTACCACCGTTACGCGCTCCAGGAGATCGCGGGGGACATCCCGTTCGAATTCGAAGCGAGCGTTGCGGGGGGGATACCGATCATCAACGCGCTGCGCGACGGTTTATCTGCGAACCACATCCTCTCAATCACCGGGATCATGAACGGCACGTGCAATTTTATGCTGACCAAAATGATGAACGAAGGGGCGGCGTTTGAGACGGTACTGGCCGAAGCGCAGGCCCTGGGGTATGCCGAGGCCGATCCGACGTTCGATATCGGCGGCTTCGATGCGGCGCACAAGCTGCTGATCCTCGCCTCGATCGCGTACGGTATCGACGCGAAACCCGAGCAGATGCTGATCGAGGGGATCGAGGGGATCACACAGGCAGACATCGCATTTGCCAAAGAGTTCGGCTACACCATCAAACTTCTCGGGATCGCCAAACGCGATGGTAACGAGGTCGAACTGCGCGTTCATGCGGCGCTGGTGAGCGAAGAGGCGATGATCGCGAAAATCGACGGCGTGATGAACGGCATCAGCGTCGTCGGCGACCGTGTCGGCGAAACCCTCTATTACGGTCCGGGTGCGGGCGGAAACGCGACGGCGAGCGCGGTGGTGGCCAACATCATCGATATTGTACGCTCGGGCAAACGATCGCCGATGCTGGGATTCAACCATCCGCTCGAAGAGGGGCTCCGCCTAAAATCCAGTGATGAAATCCGCTCCAAGTATTATTTGCGCCTGCGGGTGTCGGACAAACCCGGGATTCTGGCCCAGATCACCCAGCTCTTCGCCGATCACGCGATCTCTATCGAAGCGGTGATTCAGCGCCCCTGCCAGAAAGAGTGCGCCCACCTATTGT